A single window of Methylomarinum sp. Ch1-1 DNA harbors:
- the rplL gene encoding 50S ribosomal protein L7/L12: MALSQEDILEAISNMSVMEVVDLISAMEEKFGVSAAAAVAVAAPAAGGEAGAAAEQTEFDVVMTSFGSNKVAVIKAVRGMTGLGLKEAKEAVEGAPTTLKEGVSKEDAEAAKKELEDAGASVEIK, from the coding sequence ATGGCACTTTCACAAGAAGATATCTTGGAAGCGATCTCAAACATGAGCGTTATGGAGGTCGTTGATCTGATCTCTGCAATGGAAGAAAAATTCGGCGTTTCTGCAGCAGCCGCTGTTGCTGTTGCTGCGCCTGCTGCTGGCGGTGAAGCCGGCGCTGCGGCGGAACAAACTGAATTCGATGTTGTCATGACATCATTCGGTTCTAACAAAGTTGCCGTCATTAAAGCGGTGCGCGGCATGACAGGCCTGGGTCTGAAAGAAGCGAAAGAAGCCGTTGAAGGCGCGCCAACGACACTGAAAGAAGGTGTCAGCAAAGAAGATGCCGAAGCAGCTAAGAAAGAGCTGGAAGATGCAGGCGCTTCAGTCGAAATTAAATAA
- the rplJ gene encoding 50S ribosomal protein L10, translating to MALRLDDKKTVVEEVAAIAAQAHSAVAAEYRGLTVTELTQLRKTARETGVYLRVVKNTLAKKAVEGTEFECMQEGMVGPLILAFSMEDPGSAARLVSDFSKEHDKLVAKLVSIGGQLYDASELKRLASLPTYDQSISMLMSVMKAPVEKFVRTLAEPHAKLVRTVAAIKDQKEAA from the coding sequence GTGGCATTAAGATTAGATGACAAAAAAACAGTCGTCGAAGAAGTTGCTGCAATCGCCGCTCAGGCTCACTCTGCTGTCGCAGCGGAATATCGTGGTTTAACGGTGACTGAATTAACTCAGTTGCGTAAGACTGCGAGAGAGACGGGCGTTTATCTGCGTGTGGTCAAAAACACATTGGCTAAGAAAGCTGTCGAAGGAACTGAATTTGAATGCATGCAAGAAGGGATGGTGGGTCCACTCATTCTTGCTTTTTCAATGGAAGATCCGGGTAGCGCAGCTCGACTGGTCAGTGATTTCTCCAAAGAACATGACAAGTTAGTCGCCAAGCTTGTTTCAATCGGTGGTCAACTCTATGACGCATCCGAATTGAAACGCCTGGCTTCTCTGCCGACTTACGATCAGTCCATCAGCATGCTGATGTCTGTGATGAAGGCGCCGGTCGAGAAATTTGTTCGTACTTTGGCGGAGCCTCACGCAAAATTGGTCCGCACAGTGGCTGCGATTAAAGACCAGAAAGAAGCGGCATAA
- the rplA gene encoding 50S ribosomal protein L1 — MAKLSKKAKLIQAKVDKTQQYSISEAVALLKEFANSKFDEAIDVSVNLGVDPRKSDQNVRGASVLPNGTGKTVRVAVFTQGPNADAAKEAGADIVGMEDLADQVKKGEMDFDVVIASPDAMRVVGQLGQILGPRGLMPNPKVGTVTPDVATAVTNAKSGQVRYRADKAGIVHCSIGKVSFDETALVQNLEYLVADLKKAKPAAAKGVYFKKISLSSTMGPGLCIDQNSIQI; from the coding sequence ATGGCTAAATTAAGCAAGAAAGCTAAATTAATACAGGCGAAAGTCGACAAGACTCAGCAATACAGCATCTCTGAAGCCGTTGCCTTATTGAAGGAATTCGCCAATAGCAAGTTTGATGAAGCGATCGATGTCAGTGTGAACCTGGGGGTTGATCCAAGAAAATCAGACCAGAATGTGCGCGGCGCCTCGGTGCTGCCAAACGGAACCGGTAAAACGGTTCGTGTCGCTGTGTTTACCCAGGGACCTAATGCCGACGCCGCAAAAGAAGCGGGCGCCGATATCGTAGGCATGGAAGATCTGGCGGATCAGGTTAAGAAGGGTGAGATGGACTTTGATGTCGTCATTGCTTCTCCTGATGCGATGCGTGTCGTCGGTCAATTGGGTCAGATCTTGGGGCCTAGAGGCTTGATGCCTAACCCTAAAGTCGGCACGGTAACGCCTGATGTGGCGACTGCGGTCACCAATGCCAAGTCCGGTCAGGTCAGATATCGCGCAGATAAAGCCGGTATCGTGCATTGTTCCATCGGTAAGGTTTCGTTCGATGAAACTGCGCTTGTACAAAATCTGGAATATCTGGTCGCCGACTTGAAAAAAGCCAAGCCAGCAGCGGCAAAAGGCGTGTATTTTAAAAAGATTTCACTGTCATCAACCATGGGTCCAGGCCTGTGTATTGATCAGAACAGCATTCAAATCTGA
- the rplK gene encoding 50S ribosomal protein L11: MAKKIEAYIKLQIKAGEANPSPPVGPALGQRGVNIMEFCKAFNAKTQDVEKGLPIPVVITVYNDKSFTFITKTPPASILLMKAAGIKKGSSTPNSAKVGSVTRAQLEEIANTKMEDLNAADLEAAVRIIEGSARSMGLTVEGA, translated from the coding sequence ATGGCAAAAAAAATTGAAGCGTATATTAAGCTGCAAATTAAAGCCGGCGAGGCAAATCCAAGTCCTCCGGTAGGTCCTGCGCTGGGTCAGCGCGGCGTCAACATCATGGAGTTTTGTAAGGCGTTTAACGCCAAGACACAGGATGTGGAAAAAGGCCTGCCGATTCCCGTCGTGATCACCGTTTATAATGATAAGAGCTTTACTTTTATCACTAAAACACCTCCTGCGTCAATCTTGTTGATGAAGGCGGCCGGGATTAAAAAAGGCAGCAGCACTCCGAATTCCGCTAAGGTTGGCAGCGTCACGCGTGCGCAGTTGGAAGAAATCGCTAACACCAAAATGGAAGACCTGAATGCTGCAGATTTAGAGGCGGCAGTCAGGATCATTGAGGGTAGTGCGAGAAGCATGGGGCTGACAGTGGAGGGAGCATAA
- the nusG gene encoding transcription termination/antitermination protein NusG: protein MALRWYVVHAYSNFENKVKQALEERIEREGLQKYFGKILVPTEEVVEMRMGQQRKSERKFFPGYVLVQMELTDETWHLVRNVPRVLGFIGGTSDRPAPISEKEANSILNRVEEGVNKPRPKVLFEAGEVVRIIDGPFKDFNGNIEEVNYEKSRLRVSVLIFGRSTPVELEFGQVEKI, encoded by the coding sequence ATGGCGCTTCGTTGGTATGTGGTTCATGCTTATTCGAATTTCGAGAACAAGGTAAAGCAGGCTTTAGAAGAAAGGATAGAAAGGGAGGGTCTGCAGAAGTATTTTGGAAAAATACTGGTTCCAACCGAAGAGGTTGTTGAGATGCGGATGGGGCAACAACGGAAAAGCGAAAGAAAGTTTTTTCCCGGCTATGTTTTGGTTCAAATGGAGTTGACTGATGAAACTTGGCATTTGGTGCGAAATGTGCCAAGGGTTTTGGGTTTTATCGGTGGTACGTCGGATCGTCCGGCGCCTATATCGGAAAAAGAAGCTAATTCTATCCTGAATAGGGTGGAAGAGGGTGTTAACAAGCCTAGGCCTAAGGTGTTGTTTGAGGCGGGTGAGGTTGTCAGGATTATAGATGGGCCGTTTAAGGACTTTAACGGCAATATCGAAGAAGTCAATTACGAAAAGAGTCGCCTGAGGGTTTCGGTTCTGATTTTTGGTCGTTCGACCCCGGTGGAGCTGGAATTTGGTCAGGTTGAGAAAATATAA
- the secE gene encoding preprotein translocase subunit SecE, which yields MNAQAQEATSIVDIVKHFFSVVIVIAGITAFYHFSEFMLLYRVLGLVAIVIVALGLLLTTALGRNVWGFALESKQEVRKVVWPTREETIRTTLLVFGMVFVVGLVLWLLDMFLFWGVRLLTGQGG from the coding sequence ATGAACGCACAGGCACAAGAAGCGACCTCGATAGTTGATATCGTCAAGCATTTCTTTTCGGTAGTCATTGTTATCGCCGGGATAACCGCTTTTTATCATTTCTCGGAATTTATGTTGCTTTATCGGGTGTTAGGCCTGGTTGCAATTGTTATAGTCGCTCTGGGTTTGCTTTTAACGACGGCGTTAGGGCGAAATGTGTGGGGCTTTGCGCTAGAGTCTAAGCAGGAAGTTAGAAAGGTTGTTTGGCCAACTCGTGAAGAGACGATACGGACGACTTTGCTGGTTTTTGGCATGGTGTTTGTCGTGGGTTTGGTGCTGTGGTTGCTCGACATGTTCTTGTTCTGGGGTGTTCGTCTCCTGACAGGTCAGGGGGGTTAG
- the tuf gene encoding elongation factor Tu, producing the protein MAKEKFERTKPHVNVGTIGHVDHGKTTLTAALTKVMAELRGGEARAFDQIDNAPEERERGITIATSHVEYESETRHYAHVDCPGHADYVKNMITGAAQMDGAILVCSAADGPMPQTREHILLSRQVGVPYIVVFLNKADMVDDEELIELVEMEVRELLDAYEFPGDDTPIIVGSALKALEGDTSEIGVPAVVKLVEALDSYIPEPKRAVDGPFLMPIEDVFSISGRGTVVTGRVERGVIKVGEEIEIVGIKETTKTTCTGVEMFRKLLDQGEAGDNVGVLLRGTKRDEVERGQVLAHVGTITPHTHFKAEIYVLSKDEGGRHTPFFNGYRPQFYFRTTDVTGAVELPEGVEMVMPGDNVTVEVKLIAPIAMNDGLRFAVREGGRTVGAGVVASIIE; encoded by the coding sequence ATGGCTAAAGAAAAATTTGAAAGAACGAAACCGCACGTAAACGTAGGAACCATTGGCCACGTTGACCACGGTAAAACAACATTAACAGCGGCGTTAACTAAGGTAATGGCTGAATTGCGAGGCGGCGAAGCCAGAGCCTTCGATCAGATCGATAACGCACCGGAAGAACGTGAGCGCGGTATCACCATCGCGACGTCACACGTAGAATATGAGTCAGAAACGCGTCACTATGCGCACGTCGACTGCCCAGGTCACGCCGACTATGTTAAAAACATGATTACCGGTGCGGCGCAGATGGACGGCGCGATCCTGGTGTGTTCGGCGGCTGACGGTCCGATGCCACAAACTCGTGAGCACATCCTGCTGTCTAGACAGGTCGGCGTCCCATACATCGTTGTGTTTTTGAATAAAGCCGATATGGTCGATGATGAAGAATTGATCGAATTGGTGGAAATGGAAGTTCGTGAATTGCTGGATGCTTATGAATTCCCAGGCGACGATACGCCTATCATCGTGGGTTCTGCGCTGAAAGCGTTGGAAGGCGATACTAGCGAAATCGGTGTACCTGCCGTGGTGAAACTGGTTGAAGCGCTGGATAGTTACATTCCGGAGCCTAAACGTGCAGTAGACGGTCCATTCCTGATGCCTATCGAAGACGTGTTCTCGATCTCCGGTCGCGGCACCGTAGTCACGGGTCGTGTCGAGCGCGGCGTAATCAAGGTCGGTGAAGAAATCGAGATCGTCGGCATTAAGGAAACGACTAAAACCACGTGTACGGGCGTGGAAATGTTCCGCAAGCTGCTGGATCAAGGTGAAGCGGGCGACAACGTCGGTGTCCTGTTGCGCGGCACCAAGCGTGACGAAGTCGAGCGTGGTCAGGTATTGGCGCACGTTGGCACCATCACTCCACATACGCATTTCAAAGCAGAAATCTATGTACTGTCTAAAGACGAAGGCGGTCGCCATACGCCTTTCTTCAACGGTTACCGTCCGCAGTTCTACTTCAGAACGACTGACGTGACCGGTGCGGTTGAATTGCCGGAAGGCGTGGAAATGGTGATGCCGGGCGACAACGTGACCGTTGAAGTTAAACTGATTGCGCCAATTGCGATGAACGATGGTCTGCGTTTCGCGGTCCGTGAAGGTGGTCGTACCGTCGGTGCGGGTGTTGTTGCTTCAATTATTGAATAA
- the pth gene encoding aminoacyl-tRNA hydrolase produces the protein MIRLIVGLGNPGRKYEKTRHNVGFLFLERLAGVGVWSNEARFQGLLASCRLGAHQVVLLKPQTYMNNSGASVGKVARYYKIAPEEILVVHDELDFDEGVIRVKKGGGHAGHNGLRDIVAHLGSRDFMRLRVGIGRPPVGQAVSDYVLSRPTSEGCARIERAFDEVESLIGSVVDGDIDLVMRELHG, from the coding sequence ATGATCAGGTTGATCGTTGGTCTGGGTAATCCTGGCCGAAAATATGAGAAAACCCGGCATAACGTCGGGTTTTTGTTTTTGGAACGTTTGGCTGGGGTCGGCGTCTGGTCAAATGAGGCGAGGTTTCAGGGCTTGCTGGCTTCTTGCCGATTGGGTGCGCATCAGGTGGTGTTGTTGAAGCCACAAACCTATATGAATAATAGTGGCGCTTCCGTGGGTAAGGTGGCTCGCTATTATAAGATTGCGCCGGAAGAAATCCTGGTCGTGCATGATGAGTTGGATTTTGATGAGGGAGTCATCAGGGTCAAGAAGGGCGGCGGTCATGCCGGGCATAATGGTTTGCGCGATATTGTCGCTCATCTCGGTAGTCGCGATTTTATGCGCTTAAGGGTGGGGATAGGTCGTCCGCCCGTGGGGCAAGCGGTTTCTGATTATGTGTTGTCGAGGCCTACGTCAGAGGGTTGCGCCCGTATCGAGCGCGCATTCGATGAGGTTGAGAGCCTGATCGGCTCTGTCGTAGACGGCGACATCGACTTGGTTATGCGTGAGTTGCATGGCTGA
- a CDS encoding 50S ribosomal protein L25/general stress protein Ctc produces MSNVFEFVAETRDMSGKNAAKAARREGKVPAVIYGGESAPEMLVLEHNEILKHLDHEAVYSHILDVKVDGKTQKALLKDIQRHPAKPQVLHMDFMRVDESHQVKMHVPLHFINEETCVGVKTGGVVTHAMVDVEVSCMPSALPEYLEVDLADVELGAVVHMSDIKLPAGVEIPELAHGEDHDHPIAQVVKTRGAGEEAEAAEEEGAAE; encoded by the coding sequence ATGTCTAACGTATTTGAATTTGTCGCAGAAACTCGCGATATGTCAGGTAAAAATGCAGCGAAAGCGGCTCGCCGTGAGGGCAAGGTGCCTGCGGTAATATACGGTGGAGAAAGTGCTCCTGAAATGTTGGTGTTGGAGCATAACGAGATTCTAAAGCATCTTGATCATGAGGCGGTTTACTCGCACATTCTCGATGTTAAGGTCGACGGTAAAACTCAAAAGGCGTTGTTGAAAGATATTCAGCGCCATCCGGCTAAGCCGCAAGTGTTGCATATGGATTTCATGAGAGTGGATGAATCTCATCAAGTTAAAATGCATGTGCCGCTGCATTTCATTAACGAAGAGACTTGTGTCGGCGTTAAGACGGGTGGCGTGGTGACTCATGCAATGGTGGATGTTGAGGTTTCTTGTATGCCGTCGGCATTGCCGGAATATCTTGAGGTCGATCTCGCTGATGTCGAGTTGGGTGCTGTTGTCCATATGTCTGATATCAAGTTGCCGGCTGGCGTGGAGATTCCAGAGCTGGCGCACGGCGAAGATCATGATCATCCGATTGCTCAGGTCGTGAAGACTCGTGGCGCCGGAGAAGAAGCTGAGGCTGCTGAAGAAGAAGGTGCGGCCGAATAA
- a CDS encoding ribose-phosphate diphosphokinase, protein MSDASMMVFSGNANKALSEGIVRKLNLRLGMATVGRFSDGEIVVEIEENVRGRDVFVIQPTCSPTNENLMELLVMIDALKRASASRITAVIPYYGYARQDRRSRSARVPITARLVADMIANAGADRVLTVDLHADQIQGFFAIPVDNVYASPILLGDVWRQKYDDLIVVSPDVGGVVRARALAKRLDDADLAIIDKRRPRANVSEIMHIIGDVEGRTCVMIDDLVDTAGTLCHAAEALKDHGALRVVAYCTHPVLSGAAADNVSSSVLDELVVTDTIPLTEELQQIGKIRQLSIAEMLAETIRRIAVGESVSSLYVD, encoded by the coding sequence ATGAGTGATGCCTCGATGATGGTATTCTCGGGTAATGCTAATAAGGCTTTATCTGAAGGTATTGTCAGGAAGCTAAATTTGCGCCTTGGGATGGCGACGGTGGGTCGCTTTAGTGATGGAGAGATAGTCGTTGAGATCGAGGAAAATGTACGGGGTCGGGATGTGTTTGTTATTCAGCCGACCTGCTCGCCAACGAACGAAAATTTGATGGAACTGCTGGTGATGATCGATGCTTTAAAGAGAGCGTCGGCGTCACGGATAACGGCGGTTATTCCCTATTATGGTTACGCCAGGCAGGATCGGCGATCTAGGTCGGCCCGGGTGCCGATTACCGCGAGATTGGTGGCGGATATGATCGCCAATGCGGGAGCCGATAGGGTGTTGACGGTTGATCTGCATGCTGATCAGATTCAAGGTTTTTTTGCGATACCGGTTGATAATGTTTATGCTTCGCCTATTTTATTGGGCGATGTATGGCGTCAAAAATATGATGATTTGATCGTGGTCTCTCCGGATGTTGGCGGGGTGGTCAGGGCTAGGGCTTTGGCGAAGCGGTTGGATGATGCGGATCTCGCGATCATAGATAAGCGTCGTCCTCGTGCTAATGTTTCTGAGATTATGCATATCATTGGCGATGTTGAGGGGCGGACCTGTGTCATGATCGATGACTTGGTCGATACGGCCGGGACATTGTGTCATGCGGCGGAGGCGTTGAAGGATCATGGCGCGCTTAGGGTTGTTGCCTACTGCACGCATCCGGTATTGTCCGGGGCGGCGGCGGATAACGTAAGCAGTTCGGTGTTGGATGAGTTGGTGGTAACCGACACGATACCGTTGACCGAAGAATTGCAGCAGATAGGTAAAATTAGGCAGTTAAGTATAGCCGAGATGTTGGCTGAAACGATTAGGCGAATAGCGGTCGGCGAATCTGTCAGTTCGCTGTATGTAGATTAA
- the ispE gene encoding 4-(cytidine 5'-diphospho)-2-C-methyl-D-erythritol kinase, which yields MENVVTEARAANALWKEKWPAPAKLNLMLRITGRRDDGYHLLQTVFQMLDLCDWLTFHPLEQDRVCLQEPIPGVAEADDLTVRAANLLKEISGCRQGVRIEVEKNLPMGGGLGGGSSDAATTLVVLNQLWSLGLSTEELMRLGLRLGADVPVFVFGCAAWGEGVGEELQEIVVPEQWVVVIKPNVHVDTGKIFTHEGLTRDSKAIKIADFLAGDQRNDCFEVVCKLYRSVEKAWEALSGYAEARLTGTGACVFAQFASEREARQAYAELQGDWQVYLAKGQNRSPLYQKLSHY from the coding sequence ATGGAAAATGTCGTGACAGAAGCGCGGGCAGCGAATGCGCTGTGGAAAGAAAAATGGCCGGCGCCGGCTAAGTTGAATTTGATGCTGAGGATTACCGGGCGTAGGGATGACGGTTATCATTTGTTGCAAACGGTCTTCCAGATGCTCGATTTATGTGACTGGTTGACTTTTCATCCGTTGGAGCAGGATCGTGTCTGTCTGCAAGAACCGATACCGGGGGTTGCGGAAGCCGATGACTTGACGGTGCGTGCGGCGAACTTATTAAAGGAAATAAGCGGATGCCGGCAAGGTGTTCGTATCGAGGTGGAAAAAAATTTACCGATGGGCGGCGGTCTGGGCGGAGGCAGTTCCGATGCGGCTACGACCCTGGTGGTTTTGAATCAGTTATGGAGCTTGGGGTTGTCTACCGAAGAGTTGATGAGGCTCGGCTTGCGCTTAGGCGCCGATGTGCCCGTTTTTGTCTTTGGTTGCGCCGCTTGGGGAGAGGGTGTCGGTGAGGAGTTGCAAGAGATTGTCGTTCCAGAACAATGGGTTGTTGTTATAAAACCGAATGTTCATGTCGATACCGGGAAAATTTTTACACACGAAGGCTTGACAAGAGATAGTAAAGCGATCAAAATAGCGGACTTTCTTGCAGGGGATCAGCGGAACGATTGTTTCGAAGTGGTCTGCAAGTTATATCGGTCTGTAGAAAAAGCATGGGAAGCTTTGTCCGGTTACGCCGAGGCAAGGTTGACCGGGACAGGCGCCTGTGTATTTGCGCAGTTTGCATCGGAGCGGGAGGCTCGGCAAGCGTATGCGGAATTACAAGGCGATTGGCAGGTTTATTTGGCCAAGGGTCAAAATAGGTCGCCACTGTATCAAAAGCTTAGTCACTATTAA
- the lolB gene encoding lipoprotein insertase outer membrane protein LolB produces MRYSASRLLVMALLLGGCAQQHIVETGGAYQMRQMQHWYEQESWQFAGRLGVVAEQDSFSADIDWRHERSSDVIEMAGPFGQGRLRLVVTQREVVVDDGDQVRIYRQAAERVMAKHFGVEIPVQAFRYWMLGLVEPGVAYQESEQGFIQHGWRVRYRQMQVFGEYSLPHKINLEKAATKVKLIVDQWKMS; encoded by the coding sequence ATGAGGTATAGTGCGTCGCGGCTATTAGTTATGGCGCTGTTGCTGGGCGGCTGTGCGCAACAGCACATCGTCGAGACCGGCGGGGCTTATCAAATGCGGCAAATGCAGCATTGGTATGAGCAAGAGAGCTGGCAGTTCGCCGGGCGACTAGGGGTCGTTGCCGAGCAGGATTCGTTTTCGGCTGATATCGATTGGCGTCACGAGCGGTCCAGCGACGTCATAGAAATGGCGGGGCCGTTTGGGCAGGGGCGGCTGCGATTGGTCGTGACCCAGCGCGAGGTTGTCGTCGATGACGGCGATCAGGTTCGCATCTATCGGCAGGCTGCCGAACGAGTCATGGCCAAGCACTTCGGGGTGGAAATTCCGGTTCAGGCCTTCAGATACTGGATGTTGGGTTTGGTGGAGCCGGGCGTGGCCTATCAAGAAAGTGAGCAGGGCTTTATTCAGCATGGCTGGCGGGTCAGGTATCGGCAGATGCAGGTGTTTGGCGAGTATTCGCTGCCCCATAAGATCAATTTGGAAAAGGCGGCCACCAAGGTTAAATTAATTGTAGATCAATGGAAAATGTCGTGA
- a CDS encoding tetratricopeptide repeat protein → MKKWIEIIMACALTGCAASSEQPPGQEAAPVVEKQSPAAEEAERETAIDPKVLYLLMAAELAGQRNQYDVALDGYLQAAELTDDSRVAERAAKIGLFVKDERRTEEAVNLWLERDKENLTARKIAILSALRRANKAEAVDHLNALLALDPGGFESTLVEMIKLMEKDGKDDFIYGVLEELAVQHPDQAEIYFVQALLASKMQQYPQALQKNSRALALQSDWHKALLLQAQLSSQTGDLEAARGYLEQALEQTPEDERIRKMLAQVLVESKAYDDAVDLYREVLDDKPDDGESQFAIALIYLQQQELGQAENYLEKLLHDPAWEAQASFYLGRIAYNREKYDKALVWFDKVSQGPLAFNAKMAAVSLLLSQKRYDEAAERIGAMETKYPRQRVRILLVKAELYSETGQYQQAFDILTDALQSYPDSRELLYTRALIAEQLDKLDVLEADLLKILAQNPDDAGALNALGYTLVDRTERYQEAEAYLQKALRLQPDEAVIIDSYGWLQFKLGHTDEALRYLQRAYDLQPENEIAAHLAELLWVTGEKEKARRLIEEALEKTPEDRYLLDFKKRFLQSDE, encoded by the coding sequence ATGAAAAAATGGATAGAAATAATAATGGCCTGTGCGCTGACGGGATGCGCCGCTTCTTCCGAGCAACCCCCCGGCCAAGAGGCCGCGCCGGTGGTCGAAAAGCAATCGCCGGCGGCAGAGGAGGCTGAGCGGGAGACGGCGATAGATCCTAAGGTTCTCTATTTGTTGATGGCGGCGGAATTGGCCGGTCAACGCAATCAGTATGACGTGGCGCTAGACGGGTATCTGCAGGCGGCCGAGCTGACGGATGATTCGCGTGTCGCGGAGCGAGCGGCGAAAATAGGCTTGTTCGTAAAGGATGAGAGGCGGACCGAGGAGGCGGTTAATTTATGGTTGGAAAGAGATAAGGAAAATTTGACCGCCAGAAAGATCGCCATTTTATCGGCATTGCGCAGGGCCAATAAAGCGGAAGCGGTCGATCATTTAAATGCCTTGTTGGCGTTGGATCCGGGCGGTTTCGAGTCGACCTTGGTTGAAATGATCAAGCTGATGGAGAAGGACGGCAAGGACGACTTCATTTATGGTGTGCTGGAAGAGCTTGCCGTACAGCATCCTGATCAGGCGGAGATCTATTTTGTGCAGGCCTTGCTGGCCTCGAAAATGCAGCAATATCCACAGGCCCTGCAGAAAAACAGTCGAGCCTTGGCGCTGCAGTCGGATTGGCATAAGGCATTGTTGCTGCAGGCGCAGTTGTCCAGTCAGACGGGTGACTTGGAGGCGGCGAGAGGCTATTTGGAACAGGCGCTGGAACAAACCCCGGAGGATGAGCGCATCAGGAAAATGCTGGCGCAGGTGTTGGTGGAGAGCAAGGCCTATGATGATGCGGTGGATCTGTATCGGGAGGTGCTCGATGATAAGCCCGATGACGGTGAAAGCCAGTTTGCCATTGCGCTGATTTATTTGCAGCAGCAGGAGCTTGGTCAAGCGGAAAACTACCTGGAAAAGTTGCTGCATGATCCGGCCTGGGAGGCCCAGGCCAGCTTTTATCTGGGGCGCATCGCCTATAATCGGGAGAAATACGACAAGGCGCTGGTTTGGTTTGATAAGGTGAGCCAAGGGCCCCTAGCGTTCAATGCGAAGATGGCGGCGGTGTCATTGCTGTTGAGTCAAAAGCGTTACGATGAGGCGGCCGAGCGTATCGGCGCGATGGAAACGAAATATCCTCGTCAACGAGTGAGAATTTTGCTGGTCAAGGCCGAGCTGTATAGCGAGACCGGTCAATATCAGCAGGCGTTTGATATCTTGACCGATGCCTTACAGTCTTATCCCGACAGTAGGGAGCTGTTATACACCCGGGCGTTGATTGCCGAACAGCTCGATAAGCTGGATGTGTTGGAAGCCGATTTGCTGAAGATACTGGCGCAAAACCCAGATGATGCCGGCGCCTTGAACGCCCTCGGCTATACCTTGGTGGACAGAACCGAGCGTTATCAAGAGGCGGAAGCCTATTTACAAAAGGCGTTGCGTTTGCAGCCGGACGAGGCGGTCATCATTGACAGTTACGGCTGGCTGCAATTTAAGCTGGGCCATACCGATGAGGCGTTGCGGTATTTGCAGCGCGCCTATGACCTGCAGCCGGAAAATGAGATTGCTGCGCATCTGGCGGAGCTTTTATGGGTGACCGGAGAAAAAGAAAAGGCCCGACGCTTGATCGAAGAGGCGCTGGAGAAAACGCCGGAGGATCGTTATTTATTGGATTTTAAAAAACGTTTTTTACAGAGTGATGAATGA